From Candidatus Neomarinimicrobiota bacterium, the proteins below share one genomic window:
- a CDS encoding ATP-binding protein gives MINISEELFKYNPWWEGEYSLSLIPREKYIRYLESDLKNRDIILITGLRKVGKTSIMKLMISRLLKDVKPEHILYVSLDSIPLEPFSTMEILREYRKIFKIPLEQKVYVFFDEAGCRTNIHQELKNLYDSENVKIFASSSSATILNDTRAMLTGRARLIEIMPLDFREYLQFKSITIKRSQTYLLESYFEEYMKNGGIPEYVLTGDINYLDNLIESVIYKDIVSAFGIRDVGMVKDFCRLIMERVGKLVSINKIARILDISPDTARRYLEYFRKTYLIHLVERKGKLNERIKSPRKIYAADVGIRNLFNGFRDKGAIFENLVYLSIKEKQPFYIYQDGIEIDFYWDDTILEVKYGRNMEDKQKDFFEKYPAKRKLLILTVNDYLDMIGFVVR, from the coding sequence ATGATTAACATATCAGAGGAGTTGTTCAAATATAATCCATGGTGGGAGGGTGAATATTCACTATCTCTTATTCCAAGAGAAAAATATATTCGCTATTTAGAAAGTGATTTGAAGAATAGAGATATAATCCTGATAACAGGATTAAGAAAAGTCGGCAAAACCTCTATTATGAAACTTATGATTTCTAGATTACTTAAAGATGTTAAACCTGAGCACATCCTCTACGTTTCCTTGGATTCAATCCCCTTAGAACCGTTTTCCACTATGGAAATATTGAGGGAGTATCGTAAGATTTTCAAAATTCCACTTGAGCAAAAGGTGTACGTTTTTTTTGATGAGGCAGGGTGTCGAACAAATATCCATCAGGAATTAAAAAATCTTTATGATTCGGAAAATGTAAAGATTTTTGCCTCTTCCTCTTCGGCGACAATACTAAATGATACCAGAGCTATGTTGACAGGAAGAGCACGACTAATAGAAATCATGCCCCTTGATTTTCGTGAGTATTTGCAATTTAAAAGTATAACCATTAAAAGATCACAAACCTATCTGCTGGAGTCGTATTTTGAAGAATATATGAAAAATGGTGGAATCCCTGAGTATGTTTTAACAGGTGATATCAATTATCTTGATAACTTAATTGAGAGTGTTATTTATAAGGACATAGTCTCTGCATTTGGAATTCGAGATGTAGGTATGGTAAAAGATTTTTGCAGGTTGATTATGGAAAGAGTCGGGAAACTGGTAAGTATTAATAAGATTGCAAGGATTCTTGATATTTCTCCGGATACAGCAAGGAGGTATCTTGAGTACTTTCGCAAGACTTACCTGATACATCTTGTCGAACGTAAAGGTAAATTAAATGAAAGAATTAAATCTCCCCGGAAGATTTATGCGGCTGATGTTGGTATTAGAAATCTTTTTAATGGATTCAGGGATAAAGGAGCGATTTTTGAAAATCTTGTATATCTGTCAATTAAAGAAAAACAACCTTTTTACATATATCAGGATGGAATTGAGATTGATTTTTACTGGGATGATACCATACTGGAAGTAAAATATGGAAGAAATATGGAAGATAAACAGAAGGATTTTTTTGAGAAATATCCTGCAAAGAGAAAATTATTAATATTAACGGTAAATGATTATTTAGACATGATTGGGTTTGTTGTACGGTAA
- a CDS encoding four helix bundle protein, giving the protein MNYKSLKVWELADKFAFEVYSITRLFPKHEIFGITSQLRRAALSVPLNIVEGYSRKGDRELARFVNIAIGSLAEAEYLIDFSLRLGYIKNSDFKELEFLKNELSKRLWSFYKRVKEAGWLDG; this is encoded by the coding sequence ATGAACTATAAAAGTCTTAAAGTCTGGGAGTTAGCTGATAAGTTTGCTTTTGAAGTGTACAGTATAACCAGGTTATTTCCAAAGCATGAAATTTTTGGGATTACATCTCAATTGAGAAGAGCGGCATTATCGGTTCCATTAAATATTGTTGAAGGTTATTCAAGGAAGGGTGATAGGGAGCTTGCGAGATTTGTAAATATAGCAATCGGTTCATTAGCTGAGGCAGAGTACCTTATAGATTTTTCCCTTAGGCTTGGTTACATTAAAAATAGTGATTTTAAGGAGCTTGAATTTCTTAAGAATGAGTTGAGTAAGAGGTTGTGGAGTTTCTATAAGAGGGTGAAAGAGGCTGGGTGGCTAGATGGCTAG
- a CDS encoding sugar transferase — protein sequence MPIWVVDVSFVGCRGSAKSLKLMKKRTELDIWYIENWSFLLDLKIIGKTVLQMITFRVPNAY from the coding sequence ATGCCGATATGGGTTGTGGATGTGAGCTTTGTGGGGTGCCGTGGAAGTGCTAAGAGCCTTAAGCTGATGAAAAAGCGCACAGAGCTTGACATCTGGTATATCGAGAACTGGAGTTTCCTGCTTGACCTGAAAATAATAGGCAAGACCGTTTTACAGATGATAACCTTCCGCGTACCGAATGCGTACTGA
- a CDS encoding SIS domain-containing protein, whose product MINFFKDYFQNLCRELDGVDSNVLISIAELICEAKRKGKKVFLIGNGGSAATPSHSAGDWCKELGVRTLCLTDNSTLVTAWANDTSYDNIFVAQLETYLDEGDVVIAYSGSGNSANVLRAIEFAKSRGCVTVGMTGNYNGMEGGKLAEIADIVVIVPSESMERIEDSHLIINHAIKEYIKEKLM is encoded by the coding sequence ATGATAAATTTCTTTAAAGATTATTTTCAGAACCTGTGTAGAGAACTTGATGGAGTAGACAGTAATGTACTGATTAGCATTGCAGAGTTGATCTGTGAGGCAAAGAGGAAGGGTAAGAAAGTTTTCCTGATTGGTAACGGTGGAAGTGCGGCAACTCCATCGCATTCTGCGGGTGATTGGTGTAAAGAGTTAGGGGTCAGGACTTTGTGTCTGACGGACAATTCGACTCTTGTAACAGCATGGGCTAATGATACCAGCTATGATAATATTTTTGTTGCCCAGTTGGAGACCTATCTCGATGAAGGTGACGTTGTTATAGCGTATAGCGGTTCTGGAAATTCTGCCAATGTGCTAAGAGCTATTGAGTTTGCGAAATCTAGAGGATGTGTAACTGTTGGAATGACAGGAAATTATAATGGTATGGAAGGAGGAAAACTCGCAGAGATTGCTGATATTGTTGTCATTGTTCCCTCTGAATCTATGGAGAGAATAGAAGATAGCCACTTGATTATAAATCATGCTATAAAGGAGTATATAAAAGAAAAATTGATGTAG
- a CDS encoding GHMP kinase: MIISQTPLRISFVGGGTDLEDFWKLEDGKVLSTAIDKYIYVIVKERFDDLIYINYSRKEIIEDVSQIKHDLVREAMRTTGVEKGVEITTLADIPSEGSGLGSSSSVIVGLLNALYAYKGEQVTAERLAREACQIEIDILGRPIGKQDQYIAAYGGLKEFIFHPDGSVTVKNVNISNGDRRVFGSNILLFFTNMTRKSSFILKDQKKNTRKNFDILRRMRDQVDEFKAVLENGYSFDRAGQILHEAWLLKQKLDNKISNETINDMYMKAINAGALGGKVCGAGGGGFLMLYVPREKQNSVRKALKEYRELPFMLEPDGSKIIFNIKRNYWK; the protein is encoded by the coding sequence ATGATTATATCTCAGACACCTTTACGCATTTCGTTTGTTGGCGGTGGGACTGACCTGGAGGATTTCTGGAAACTTGAAGATGGGAAGGTTCTATCAACTGCAATTGATAAGTATATTTATGTGATAGTCAAGGAGCGTTTTGATGACTTGATATATATAAACTACTCCCGGAAAGAGATCATAGAGGATGTATCACAGATAAAGCATGATCTAGTTCGCGAAGCTATGAGGACGACGGGAGTAGAAAAAGGGGTTGAGATTACGACTCTTGCTGATATACCTTCCGAGGGTTCAGGTTTAGGAAGTAGTAGTAGCGTTATAGTTGGGTTGCTTAATGCTTTGTATGCGTATAAAGGAGAACAAGTTACTGCAGAAAGACTCGCTCGTGAAGCATGTCAGATCGAAATAGATATACTTGGAAGGCCCATTGGTAAGCAGGATCAGTATATAGCTGCATATGGGGGGCTAAAAGAGTTTATCTTTCATCCTGATGGTAGTGTTACTGTCAAAAATGTAAATATATCCAATGGTGATCGAAGAGTATTTGGATCGAATATTCTCTTATTTTTTACAAACATGACGAGGAAATCATCTTTTATCTTGAAAGACCAGAAGAAGAATACAAGGAAAAATTTTGATATCCTTCGACGTATGAGAGATCAGGTCGATGAGTTTAAAGCCGTACTCGAGAATGGTTATAGTTTCGATAGAGCCGGCCAAATTTTGCATGAAGCATGGTTACTGAAGCAGAAACTTGATAATAAAATAAGTAATGAGACTATAAATGATATGTATATGAAAGCTATTAACGCTGGCGCTTTGGGAGGTAAGGTTTGCGGAGCAGGAGGAGGTGGCTTCCTGATGCTGTATGTGCCCAGGGAGAAGCAGAATTCGGTAAGAAAAGCATTAAAAGAATATCGTGAACTACCTTTTATGCTTGAACCAGATGGGAGTAAGATCATATTTAATATAAAGCGTAACTATTGGAAGTGA
- a CDS encoding NAD-dependent epimerase/dehydratase family protein — MKILVTGGAGFIGSHTVDRLLKEGYDVKIVDNLQKPVHMWGKPDYIPQDAEFIFGDVRDKRLMEYALEDVDIVFHFAAYQDYLPDFSTYFHVNAVSTALIYEIIVEKKLPVKKVIVASSQAVLGEGLYRCNKHGEIIPDIRLEEQLSKGDWEHHCPFCGSYMQYLPTPEDKIKPQNQYAMSKYAQESICINLGKRYGIPSVALRYSIVQGARQSFYNAYSGAMRVFSLSLYQRKPPIIFEDGNQIRDFVNIHDVVDANLLVMEKDEANYQVFNVGGGKAVTINEFYEMVDRVYKAGIEPIRDGSYRYGDTRHILSDISKLRRLGWEPKRSVEDSILEYKEYLELYKPNYDVVGNSVERMKRLNIIRKSIG, encoded by the coding sequence GAAACCTGTCCATATGTGGGGTAAACCTGATTATATCCCTCAGGATGCGGAGTTTATCTTTGGTGATGTCCGTGATAAGAGATTGATGGAATATGCTCTGGAAGATGTTGATATAGTTTTTCATTTTGCGGCATACCAGGATTATTTACCTGATTTCAGTACATATTTCCATGTTAACGCAGTGAGTACGGCATTGATTTATGAGATTATTGTTGAAAAAAAACTGCCTGTTAAAAAGGTTATAGTGGCATCGTCGCAAGCAGTATTGGGAGAGGGACTTTATAGATGCAATAAACATGGAGAGATAATTCCTGATATTAGACTGGAGGAACAATTATCAAAAGGTGATTGGGAGCATCACTGTCCTTTTTGTGGCAGCTATATGCAGTATTTACCTACTCCTGAAGATAAGATAAAGCCACAGAATCAATATGCGATGTCTAAGTATGCTCAGGAGAGCATATGTATAAATCTTGGTAAAAGATATGGTATTCCTTCTGTGGCGTTAAGGTATTCAATAGTTCAAGGTGCCAGACAGTCGTTTTACAATGCATATTCAGGCGCTATGAGAGTATTTTCTCTTTCTCTGTATCAAAGGAAGCCTCCTATAATATTTGAAGATGGAAATCAAATTAGGGATTTTGTAAATATTCACGATGTAGTTGATGCCAATCTCTTGGTAATGGAAAAAGATGAAGCTAACTATCAAGTTTTTAATGTTGGTGGTGGGAAGGCTGTAACGATTAATGAGTTCTATGAGATGGTAGATAGAGTGTATAAGGCCGGTATTGAACCTATCCGAGATGGTTCATATAGATATGGTGATACACGGCATATTTTGTCTGATATATCGAAGTTAAGAAGACTTGGCTGGGAGCCGAAGAGATCTGTAGAAGATTCAATATTGGAGTATAAGGAGTATCTGGAGTTGTACAAACCTAATTATGATGTTGTGGGAAATTCTGTTGAAAGAATGAAGAGATTAAATATCATTCGCAAGTCTATAGGGTAA